One segment of Pontibacter akesuensis DNA contains the following:
- a CDS encoding metal-sulfur cluster assembly factor yields MEMQTPDIGKDVFETLRYIIDPELGVNIVDLGLVYEVSLDGKLLEVKLTLTTPGCPMSGTIVTATEQILLKRFPNLEVKVNLVWSPPWSPDMITPEGMAQLEGR; encoded by the coding sequence ATGGAAATGCAAACGCCTGATATTGGAAAAGATGTTTTCGAGACGCTCAGGTATATCATTGACCCGGAACTCGGGGTGAATATTGTGGATCTCGGGCTCGTGTACGAAGTAAGCCTGGATGGGAAACTGCTGGAAGTGAAACTGACGCTTACCACCCCGGGCTGCCCCATGAGCGGCACCATCGTAACTGCCACCGAACAAATCCTGCTCAAACGCTTTCCTAACCTCGAGGTGAAGGTAAACCTTGTCTGGTCGCCGCCATGGTCTCCTGACATGATAAC
- a CDS encoding cbb3-type cytochrome c oxidase subunit I, which yields MSTASTSNSPGKWVVLPHYAFAALSFVAMSVLLLFSTDAFGGHYFNPKLLTITHLTVLGWATMLIFGALYQLLPVVLESKLYSEKLAVWTFVLLGVGTMLLACAFWHFWVGLLLQVAAVLLFFSFLLVTINIIQTARKAAKWAVEADFIVTSAVWLLVTGFVGLLMAFNFTYAFLPRDHVHYLQLHAHMGMAGWFLLLIIGVGSKLIPMFLLSHVASIKKLNWSYNFINAGLVLFIFDHLLFRTALLPLYAALVVGGVLLFLWFLHDAKQLRQRQDVDLGMKQTFVALALLLLPLLLVFVVSSNLALPQELLSAIYLVYGLSVFLGFISALILGQTFKTLPFIVWMHAYEDYVGRFKTPLPKDMYSNMLLRWQNILYLAGFVLLVAGVLLQMQPVILAGAICFTATSLLYTVNVFRMLLHKVHDLKPFTYGNANA from the coding sequence ATGAGCACTGCCTCTACTTCAAATTCACCGGGCAAATGGGTTGTATTGCCGCATTATGCCTTTGCCGCGCTGTCGTTTGTGGCCATGAGCGTGTTGCTGCTTTTCTCCACCGATGCCTTTGGAGGCCATTACTTCAACCCAAAGCTGCTCACCATCACGCACCTAACCGTGCTTGGCTGGGCCACCATGTTGATCTTTGGCGCGCTGTACCAACTGCTGCCTGTGGTGCTGGAGAGCAAACTTTACAGCGAAAAGCTGGCGGTCTGGACGTTCGTTTTACTTGGAGTGGGCACCATGTTGCTGGCCTGCGCCTTCTGGCACTTCTGGGTGGGTTTGCTTCTGCAGGTGGCGGCGGTGCTGTTGTTTTTCTCTTTCTTGTTGGTAACAATCAACATCATTCAAACAGCCCGCAAAGCGGCAAAATGGGCCGTGGAGGCTGATTTTATCGTGACCTCGGCTGTTTGGCTCCTGGTAACGGGTTTTGTGGGACTGCTGATGGCGTTCAATTTTACCTATGCGTTTTTGCCACGTGATCATGTGCATTACCTGCAGCTGCACGCGCACATGGGCATGGCAGGCTGGTTTCTGCTGCTCATCATCGGCGTCGGCTCCAAGCTGATCCCGATGTTTTTGCTGTCGCACGTGGCAAGTATAAAAAAGCTCAACTGGTCGTATAATTTCATCAATGCCGGGCTAGTGCTTTTCATTTTCGACCACCTGCTTTTTCGCACGGCGCTTTTGCCGCTCTACGCGGCCTTGGTGGTGGGAGGGGTGCTGCTGTTCCTGTGGTTTTTGCACGATGCCAAGCAGCTGCGACAGCGGCAGGATGTGGACCTGGGCATGAAACAGACCTTCGTGGCGCTGGCGCTCCTGCTGCTTCCCCTGCTGCTGGTGTTTGTGGTGAGCAGCAACCTGGCCTTGCCGCAGGAACTGCTTTCAGCCATCTACCTGGTGTATGGCCTCTCTGTGTTCCTGGGTTTTATTTCAGCCCTGATCCTGGGGCAGACTTTTAAAACGCTGCCCTTTATCGTGTGGATGCATGCCTACGAAGACTACGTGGGGCGCTTTAAAACACCGCTGCCGAAGGACATGTACAGCAACATGTTGCTGCGCTGGCAGAACATCCTTTACCTGGCTGGCTTCGTGCTGCTGGTTGCTGGTGTGCTGCTTCAGATGCAGCCTGTTATACTTGCCGGTGCCATCTGCTTCACGGCCACCTCGCTCCTGTACACGGTCAACGTGTTCCGCATGCTGCTGCACAAAGTTCATGACCTTAAACCTTTTACGTATGGAAATGCAAACGCCTGA
- a CDS encoding DUF2249 domain-containing protein encodes MNLAASTKISAIIKANPAAIEAIASISAHFAKLRNPLLRKILASRVSIADAARIGGCQIEDFYRKLAPLGFTMAATAAPEPTPVAVAAKPEFLQQLPIEKITTLDVRESIAAGQDPFRLIMDAVTTLDLTQALLLVNTFEPTPLLTILRKKGFLHFVENLGLELVHTYFWRENAAAPVSGEALTASSESFDALLAAYAGKVRRVDVRHLEMPQPMVTILCELEKLPADAGLYVLHKRVPQYLLPQLQERGFAISIKEAGPGEVYLFIYRK; translated from the coding sequence ATGAATCTGGCCGCCAGCACCAAAATATCCGCCATCATTAAAGCCAACCCGGCGGCGATAGAGGCGATTGCAAGTATAAGCGCTCATTTTGCGAAGCTGCGAAACCCGCTGCTTCGCAAAATTTTGGCGTCGCGTGTAAGTATAGCGGATGCTGCGCGCATTGGCGGCTGCCAGATAGAGGACTTTTATCGGAAGCTGGCGCCGTTGGGTTTTACTATGGCTGCCACGGCGGCACCCGAACCAACCCCTGTTGCCGTTGCCGCCAAACCGGAATTTCTGCAGCAGCTGCCAATAGAAAAAATCACCACCCTGGACGTGCGCGAAAGCATAGCCGCTGGCCAGGATCCATTCCGGTTGATTATGGATGCCGTGACAACCCTTGATCTAACGCAGGCGCTGCTGCTGGTCAATACTTTTGAGCCCACGCCCTTGCTGACTATACTTCGGAAGAAGGGATTTCTGCATTTCGTGGAGAACCTTGGGCTGGAGCTGGTGCATACTTACTTCTGGCGTGAAAACGCGGCAGCGCCCGTTTCTGGGGAAGCACTCACTGCCAGTTCCGAAAGCTTTGATGCGCTGCTAGCGGCCTATGCCGGCAAAGTTCGACGCGTGGATGTGCGCCACCTGGAAATGCCGCAGCCCATGGTTACTATCCTTTGTGAACTGGAAAAGCTACCTGCGGATGCGGGACTGTACGTGCTGCACAAACGAGTGCCGCAGTACTTGTTGCCGCAGTTGCAGGAGCGGGGCTTTGCTATAAGTATAAAAGAGGCTGGCCCAGGCGAAGTATATTTGTTCATCTATAGAAAATAA
- the ric gene encoding iron-sulfur cluster repair di-iron protein: MENTATVETLDVTVLAPRLKHPTIFDRFDNLQGGQGFIIHNDHDPKPVYYQLLGERGNIFKWEYLEQGPEVWEVLITKLNLEAGESIGELVAKDFRKAQVFKKYGIDFCCGGKKSIKQVCEEKGLDANVVEKELQAIPDASTSNETDYASWEPSFLADYIVNVHHKYVREAIPALYEYTSKIARVHGGRHPELLEIARHFTNVANELEAHMPKEERVLFPFIKQLVEAKKSGVQLDKPAFGSIQNPINMMEMEHEAAGESLEAIRALSSNFALPADACATYTVAFKKLQEFEDDLHRHIHLENNILFPKAIELEKEVIK; encoded by the coding sequence ATGGAAAATACCGCAACAGTAGAGACCCTGGATGTAACCGTGCTAGCGCCACGCCTGAAGCATCCGACCATATTCGACCGTTTTGACAACCTGCAGGGCGGCCAGGGATTCATCATCCACAACGATCACGACCCAAAGCCGGTGTATTACCAACTGCTGGGCGAGCGCGGCAATATCTTTAAGTGGGAGTACCTGGAGCAGGGCCCCGAAGTATGGGAAGTGCTGATTACGAAGCTAAACCTCGAGGCCGGTGAGTCTATCGGGGAGCTGGTGGCAAAGGACTTCCGCAAGGCGCAGGTGTTTAAGAAATACGGCATCGACTTCTGCTGCGGCGGCAAGAAATCCATTAAGCAGGTGTGCGAGGAAAAAGGGCTTGACGCCAATGTGGTGGAGAAAGAACTCCAGGCTATTCCGGATGCAAGCACCAGCAACGAAACCGACTACGCCAGCTGGGAGCCATCCTTCCTGGCCGATTATATCGTGAACGTTCACCACAAGTATGTGCGTGAGGCCATTCCGGCGCTCTACGAGTACACCTCGAAAATTGCGCGCGTGCATGGCGGCCGCCATCCGGAGTTGCTGGAAATTGCCAGGCACTTCACCAACGTAGCCAACGAACTGGAGGCGCACATGCCGAAAGAGGAGCGCGTGCTGTTCCCGTTCATCAAGCAGTTGGTGGAGGCTAAAAAGAGCGGCGTACAGCTTGATAAGCCAGCCTTCGGCTCTATCCAGAATCCGATCAACATGATGGAGATGGAGCACGAGGCAGCTGGCGAGAGCCTGGAGGCAATCCGTGCGCTTAGCAGTAATTTCGCTTTGCCCGCTGATGCCTGCGCAACCTACACCGTTGCCTTCAAAAAACTGCAGGAGTTTGAGGACGACCTGCACCGCCACATTCACCTGGAGAACAACATCCTGTTCCCGAAGGCCATTGAACTGGAAAAAGAAGTGATTAAATAA
- a CDS encoding vitamin B12-dependent ribonucleotide reductase: MAKHQPTLEGMTIPRLFTKAGSSPYTFYKYERRSSTIRTPTGEVVAELKDVEVPEMWSQIATDILAQKYLRRAGVPQSDGSTGTETSVKQVVHRLANCWKVWGQRYNYFKSEADAQAFYDELVFLLLGQYAAPNSPQWFNTGLYESYGLTGKAQGHFYVDPDTQELKESTSAYERPQPHACFILGVNDDLVNKGGIMDLWVQEACIFKYGSGVGSNFSSIRGKDEPLEGGGTSSGLMSFLKIGDRAAGAIKSGGTTRRAAKMVSLDLDHPEIVEFINWKKEEEKKVAALIAAGYSSDYNGEAYQTVSGQNSNNSVRVPDAFMEALQENRDWELTARTDGSVVQRIPARELWQQIADAAWACADPGLQFDTTINDWHTCPADGPIRGSNPCSEYMFLDNTACNLASLNLLKFYNTKKQQFDVAAFEHACRLWTVVLELSVLMAQFPSEAVAQRSYDYRTIGLGYANLGALLMVQGLPYDSPEARSTAAAITALMTGTAYKTSAEMAAALGAFPKYAQNKTAMLRVLRNHRYAAYNQQEKYESLHVQPVGLDEATCPAYLLQAARQVWDEALEQGQQHGYRNAQAAVIAPTGTIGLLMDCDTTGVEPDFSLVKYKKLAGGGYFKIINQSIPAALQKLGYTSKESEAIVHYAKGHASLKGALHLHEVALQQLGFTEQDVAVLEAALPTAYDISALFSVYTLGDDCLQRLGFTPAQYQQPEFNLLRALGFTNLQVAELNDYCCGTMTVEGAPFLKPEHYPVFDCANRCGHTGTRYILPEGHIRMMASVQPFISGAISKTINLPHETTVAEVAHCYAFSWELGLKACSLYRDGSKLSQPLSGKNAKAETEKPTAKPEELSYNAEQVLQAAKAILANADSPAFRQQLTHMVERHKLPDKRKGFTQKAKIDGHTVYIRTGEYADGTLGEIFIDMYKEGASFRSILNCFAIAVSLGLQYGVPLEEFVSRFTFTRFEPAGRVEHPNIKSTTSVFDYLFRLLGYEYLQRNDLVHVQSEETQEVVMLQRLTAPSSAEASIAPPSTAAANGSYKGVSQSRTVLMEQTQQVLASMMGDAPICNTCGHITIRSGTCYKCLNCGNSLGCS, encoded by the coding sequence ATGGCAAAACACCAACCCACACTAGAAGGCATGACCATTCCGCGCCTGTTCACTAAAGCGGGCAGCAGCCCCTACACGTTCTATAAGTATGAGCGCCGTTCCTCCACCATCCGCACTCCCACCGGCGAGGTGGTGGCAGAGCTGAAGGACGTGGAAGTACCGGAAATGTGGTCGCAGATTGCTACCGACATCCTGGCCCAAAAGTACCTGCGCCGGGCGGGCGTCCCTCAGTCCGACGGCAGCACCGGCACCGAAACATCGGTGAAGCAGGTGGTGCACCGCCTCGCCAACTGCTGGAAAGTATGGGGCCAGCGCTACAACTATTTCAAATCAGAGGCGGATGCACAGGCATTTTACGACGAGCTGGTTTTCCTGCTGCTGGGCCAGTATGCCGCGCCCAACTCCCCGCAATGGTTTAACACCGGCCTTTATGAAAGCTACGGACTCACCGGCAAGGCACAGGGTCATTTTTATGTTGACCCAGACACACAGGAACTCAAGGAATCCACCTCGGCTTACGAGCGTCCGCAGCCGCATGCCTGCTTTATACTTGGCGTAAACGACGACCTGGTGAACAAGGGCGGCATTATGGATTTGTGGGTGCAGGAGGCGTGCATTTTCAAGTATGGCTCGGGCGTGGGCAGCAACTTCTCCAGCATCCGGGGCAAGGACGAGCCGCTCGAAGGCGGCGGCACTTCCTCTGGGCTGATGTCTTTCCTGAAAATCGGAGACCGCGCGGCCGGGGCCATTAAGTCAGGAGGCACCACACGCAGGGCCGCCAAAATGGTGAGCCTCGACCTGGATCACCCCGAGATCGTGGAGTTTATCAACTGGAAAAAAGAAGAGGAGAAAAAGGTGGCGGCGCTGATTGCCGCGGGCTACAGTTCTGACTACAACGGGGAGGCGTACCAGACAGTGTCAGGGCAAAATTCAAACAACTCGGTACGCGTGCCGGATGCGTTTATGGAAGCGCTGCAGGAAAATAGGGATTGGGAACTGACCGCCCGCACCGACGGCAGCGTCGTACAACGCATACCGGCACGGGAACTGTGGCAACAGATTGCAGACGCCGCGTGGGCCTGCGCCGACCCGGGCCTGCAGTTCGACACCACCATCAACGATTGGCACACCTGCCCCGCCGACGGCCCTATCCGCGGCTCCAACCCCTGCTCCGAGTACATGTTCCTCGACAACACCGCCTGCAACCTCGCCTCCCTTAATTTGCTTAAATTCTATAACACTAAGAAGCAGCAGTTTGATGTAGCGGCTTTCGAACACGCCTGCCGGCTATGGACGGTGGTGCTGGAGCTATCGGTGCTGATGGCGCAGTTCCCATCTGAGGCGGTGGCGCAGCGCTCGTACGATTACCGCACCATCGGCCTGGGCTATGCTAACCTTGGTGCGCTGCTCATGGTGCAGGGCCTCCCCTACGACAGCCCCGAAGCCCGGAGTACCGCCGCCGCCATCACTGCCCTGATGACAGGCACCGCCTACAAAACATCCGCAGAAATGGCAGCAGCGCTGGGCGCTTTCCCAAAGTATGCGCAAAACAAAACCGCCATGCTGCGCGTGCTCCGGAACCACCGTTACGCTGCCTATAACCAGCAAGAGAAGTATGAGTCGCTTCATGTACAACCAGTGGGGTTGGATGAAGCCACCTGCCCGGCTTACCTGCTGCAGGCTGCGCGACAAGTATGGGACGAGGCGCTGGAGCAGGGCCAACAACACGGCTACCGCAACGCTCAGGCCGCCGTTATCGCCCCCACCGGCACCATCGGTCTGCTCATGGACTGCGACACAACAGGCGTTGAACCAGATTTTTCCTTGGTGAAGTATAAAAAACTGGCTGGCGGCGGTTACTTCAAGATCATCAATCAAAGTATACCGGCGGCACTCCAGAAGCTGGGCTATACTTCCAAAGAGTCCGAAGCCATTGTACATTACGCCAAAGGACACGCTTCGCTGAAAGGCGCGCTGCACCTGCACGAGGTAGCCCTGCAACAATTGGGTTTCACCGAGCAGGATGTTGCGGTGCTGGAGGCGGCCTTGCCTACTGCGTACGACATCAGCGCGTTGTTCTCTGTTTATACTTTGGGTGATGACTGCCTGCAACGTCTGGGATTCACGCCTGCACAATACCAGCAGCCGGAGTTTAACCTGCTGCGCGCCCTTGGTTTTACAAACCTACAGGTAGCAGAACTGAACGACTACTGCTGCGGCACGATGACGGTGGAGGGCGCTCCTTTTCTGAAGCCGGAGCACTACCCTGTTTTTGACTGCGCCAACCGCTGCGGCCACACCGGTACACGGTATATTCTGCCCGAGGGGCATATTCGGATGATGGCTTCGGTACAGCCGTTTATCTCCGGAGCCATCTCTAAAACCATTAACCTGCCCCACGAAACCACCGTCGCCGAGGTAGCCCATTGCTATGCTTTTTCGTGGGAGTTGGGTTTGAAGGCCTGCTCACTTTACCGCGATGGCAGCAAACTGTCGCAGCCGCTGTCCGGTAAAAATGCGAAAGCTGAAACGGAGAAACCCACGGCCAAACCCGAGGAATTGAGTTACAATGCCGAGCAGGTGCTGCAGGCAGCCAAAGCCATACTTGCCAATGCCGATAGTCCTGCTTTCCGGCAGCAGCTCACGCACATGGTGGAGCGCCACAAACTGCCCGACAAACGCAAGGGCTTCACCCAGAAAGCGAAGATTGACGGGCACACGGTGTACATCCGAACAGGTGAGTATGCCGACGGCACGCTGGGTGAAATTTTCATTGACATGTATAAGGAGGGAGCCTCTTTCCGTTCCATCCTCAACTGCTTCGCCATTGCCGTGTCGCTGGGATTGCAGTATGGCGTGCCGCTGGAGGAGTTTGTCAGCCGCTTCACCTTCACCCGTTTTGAGCCGGCTGGCCGCGTGGAGCACCCCAATATCAAGTCCACTACCTCAGTGTTCGATTACCTTTTCCGCCTGCTGGGCTACGAATACCTGCAACGTAACGACCTGGTGCATGTACAATCAGAGGAAACTCAGGAGGTGGTTATGCTGCAGCGTTTAACAGCACCTTCATCGGCAGAAGCAAGTATAGCCCCACCAAGTACAGCCGCCGCCAACGGCAGCTACAAAGGAGTGTCCCAAAGCCGCACGGTTCTGATGGAGCAAACGCAGCAGGTATTGGCCAGCATGATGGGCGATGCACCCATCTGCAACACCTGCGGCCACATCACCATCCGCTCCGGTACCTGCTACAAATGCCTGAACTGCGGAAATAGTCTGGGCTGCAGTTGA